The Hyphomicrobiales bacterium DNA segment CCCTTCTTCATCTTCAAATCAATATCTTCAATAACGGTCAGTGGTCCCTTTGGTGTTGGGTACACTTTGGTCAATTGAGAAAATTCAAGATAACGATCGTCATTTAGCGAGCTAGATTTGGTCGCCTTTTCATAAACTTCCGGCAACTTATCTTTGTTGAAAAACGGCGTCACATTGGGAAGCAAGATCTCGCTTTCTAAATCAGCACCACGCTCTAAGCCAATCTCCATCAAATATGCCGTTACATCTGCACGCAGCTTGATGAAGTCTTCGTTCGAGTTCATAGCGCCGCGATCACGGGGCCTTGCAAGATCAACCTTGAATTCAGGCCCTAAAGTCGCCTTTGGCCCTGGTGTTAAAGGGATAATCCGATCAGCCAGCAAGATTGCCTCATCCACATCATTAGTGATGAGGATGATCGTCTTCTTCTCTTTCTCGGAAATATCCGCAAACTCATCCTGAAGCTTGGCGCGGGTCAATGCATCAAGCGCTGAGAGTGGTTCGTCGAGCAAGAGCAATTCAGGCTGCATTGCCAAGGCACGAGCAACAGCCACACGCTGGCGCATACCACCTGAAAGTTCGGCGGGCTTGCGATCTCGCGCGTGGGACAAGCCAACCATATCAATATATTTATCAATGGTCGCAGCGCGCTCTGCTTTTGACTGCTTTTTGAATACTTCAGAGACAGCAAGCTCAACATTTCCATAGACAGTTAGCCACGGCAGCAAGGAGTAGGATTGAAAGACAATCCCGCGGTCAGGACTTGGGCCATCAATCTCTTTGTTCTTGAAAATGATCCCGCCAGCATCCGGTTCAATAAGGCCTGCAAGCAGAGACATAAGCGTGGTTTTGCCAGAGCCGGAAAACCCGACAATCGCAATGAACTCGCCCTCTTCCACTTTGAGATTAATATCCGTCAAAACATCACTGCGGGCAGCGCCCTCTCCATAATGTTTTGATAGGTTTGAAATTTCTAAAATCGTCATGATCTATACCCCTATCGGTTAGCCGAGAAGGTGAAGGCGGTTTGTAGCGCAAACATCAAACGATCAAGCAGGAAGCCGATAATACCGATGGTGACGACAGCGACCATAATTTTAGCAAGCGAGGTGGAGGAACCGTTTTGGAATTCATCCCAAACAAACTTTCCAAGGCCCGGATTTTGCGCGAGCATTTCAGCGGCGATCAGAACCATCCAGCCCACACCCAATGACAAGCGCAGACCTGTAAAGATCAACGGCAGTGATGATGGTAAAACAAGCTTCGTGACTGTCTTCCAAGTTGGAAGCTGAAGCACGCGACCGACATTCATCAAGTCTTTATCAACCGACGCCACACCAAGCGCTGTGTTGATCAAAGTTGGCCACATAGAACAAAGCGTCACAGTCACCGCAGAAATCAACAATGACTTCGGCATCCAGTCATAAGGGTTGGAATAAGTCGCCGCCACGATCATGGTAACGATGGGCAACCACGCCAGC contains these protein-coding regions:
- a CDS encoding nitrate ABC transporter ATP-binding protein (This model describes the ATP binding subunits of ATP-binding cassette (ABC) transporters for nitrate transport, or for bicarbonate transport, in bacteria and archaea.) — protein: MTILEISNLSKHYGEGAARSDVLTDINLKVEEGEFIAIVGFSGSGKTTLMSLLAGLIEPDAGGIIFKNKEIDGPSPDRGIVFQSYSLLPWLTVYGNVELAVSEVFKKQSKAERAATIDKYIDMVGLSHARDRKPAELSGGMRQRVAVARALAMQPELLLLDEPLSALDALTRAKLQDEFADISEKEKKTIILITNDVDEAILLADRIIPLTPGPKATLGPEFKVDLARPRDRGAMNSNEDFIKLRADVTAYLMEIGLERGADLESEILLPNVTPFFNKDKLPEVYEKATKSSSLNDDRYLEFSQLTKVYPTPKGPLTVIEDIDLKMKKGEFITLIGHSGCGKSTALSMVAGLNKITKGSIILDGTHVTNAGPDRAVVFQAPSLLPWLTAYENVELGVEKVYPDASKAEKRDVCEYYLSKVGLSDSMNKAAVDLSNGMKQRVGIARAFALSPKLLLLDEPFGMLDSLTRWELQDVLMDVWKRTQVTAICVTHDVDEAILLADRVVMMSNGPNARIGNIMEVDLPRPRSRKELLNHPDYYAYREELLDFLEAYEGGADPSEEQLKSIEEKRASRIARQRASASEAAE